From a single Saimiri boliviensis isolate mSaiBol1 chromosome 7, mSaiBol1.pri, whole genome shotgun sequence genomic region:
- the ASB8 gene encoding ankyrin repeat and SOCS box protein 8, whose protein sequence is MSSSMWYIMQSIQSKYSLSERLIRTIAAIRSFPHDNVEDLIRGGADVNCTHGTLKPLHCACMVSDADCVELLLEKGAEVNALDGYNRTALHYAAEKDEACVEVLLEYGANPNALDGNRDTPLHWAAFKNNAECVRALLESGASVNALDYNNDTPLSWAAMKGNLESVSILLDYGAEVRVINLIGQTPISRLVALLVRGLGTEKEDSCFELLHRAVGHFELRKNGTMPREVARDQQLCEKLTVLCSAPGTLKTLARYAVRHSLGLQYLPDAVKGLPLPASLKEYLLLLE, encoded by the exons ATGAGTTCCAGTATGTGGTATATTATGCAGAGCATTCAGAGCAAATACTCTCTTTCGGAACGCTTAATCCGAACAATTGCTGCCATCCGTTCCTTCCCACATGATAATGTAGAGGACCTCATCAGAGGG GGAGCAGATGTGAACTGCACCCATGGCACTCTGAAGCCCTTGCACTGTGCCTGTATGGTGTCAGATGCTGACTGTGTGGAGTTACTTCTGGAAAAAGGAGCCGAG GTGAATGCCCTGGATGGGTATAACCGAACAGCCCTCCACTATGCAGCAGAGAAAGATGAGGCTTGTGTGGAGGTCCTGCTGGAGTATGGTGCAAACCCCAATGCTTTGGATGGCAACAGAGATACCCCACTTCATTGGGCAGCCTTTAAGAACAATGCTGAGTGTGTGCGGGCTCTCCTAGAGAGTGGGGCTTCTGTCAATGCCCTGGATTACAACAATGATACACCACTCAGCTGGGCTGCCATGAAGGGAAATCTTGAGAGTGTCAGCATCCTTCTGGATTATGGCGCAGAGGTCAGAGTCATCAACCTGATAGGCCAGACACCCATCTCCCGCCTGGTGGCTCTGCTAGTCAGGGGACTTGGAACAGAGAAAGAGGACTCTTGCTTTGAGCTTCTCCACAGAGCTGTTGGACATTTTGAGTTGAGGAAAAATGGTACCATGCCACGGGAGGTGGCCAGAGACCAGCAGCTGTGTGAAAAACTGACTGTTCTGTGCTCAGCTCCAGGAACTCTAAAAACACTCGCTCGCTATGCTGTGCGCCATAGCCTGGGACTCCAGTATCTGCCGGATGCAGTGAAGGGCCTTCCACTGCCAGCTTCCTTGAAGGAATACCTGTTACTTTTAGAATAG